From the Nodularia sp. NIES-3585 genome, one window contains:
- a CDS encoding DUF2993 domain-containing protein — MPNKNSPTKNTHKIRIITNVLTTALKLWLKSQVSEVSQLEVEIKASDRQILSGCIPWVSILASDAVYQGLNITRIQLVAENIQVNIGSILKGQPVKLLETVAVVGNLLVEEKDLNSSLSSELLSTALNDVMFKILPEDFLKFQLIVWKKIILANNQIVLKAIVSPASEPTPLEIYLNLELIGSHELKLDKIQVIQNEVALLEDEHSYSLDLGSDVDIQELSLIPGKLVCQGRINVNP, encoded by the coding sequence ATGCCTAATAAAAATTCTCCAACTAAAAATACACACAAGATCCGCATAATTACAAATGTGCTGACAACAGCGCTCAAGCTTTGGTTAAAATCACAAGTAAGCGAAGTATCACAGTTAGAAGTCGAGATCAAAGCGAGCGATCGCCAAATTCTCTCTGGTTGTATTCCTTGGGTATCTATTTTGGCGAGTGATGCCGTGTATCAAGGACTTAATATTACACGAATTCAACTCGTAGCAGAAAATATTCAGGTGAACATTGGCTCAATACTCAAGGGGCAACCAGTCAAATTATTAGAAACTGTAGCAGTAGTTGGTAATCTGCTCGTCGAGGAAAAGGATCTAAATAGTTCTCTTTCATCTGAACTATTATCTACAGCCTTAAACGATGTAATGTTTAAAATCTTACCAGAAGATTTCTTAAAGTTCCAGCTAATTGTTTGGAAAAAAATAATACTTGCTAATAATCAAATTGTACTTAAAGCCATTGTATCACCAGCAAGTGAACCTACGCCTCTTGAAATTTACTTAAATTTAGAGTTAATTGGCAGTCATGAGTTGAAGCTAGACAAGATCCAAGTCATCCAAAATGAAGTCGCGCTTTTAGAGGATGAGCATAGTTACAGTCTGGATCTTGGCTCAGATGTCGATATTCAAGAACTCAGTTTGATTCCCGGTAAGCTAGTGTGTCAAGGAAGAATTAATGTGAATCCTTGA
- a CDS encoding phosphatidate cytidylyltransferase, with protein sequence MPWSRIISGIVAIALALVATLLGGWYFTVAIAIVVFLGQEEYFNLVRARGIVPAAKTTMFVSQALLVICNINETLADAVMPIAGTLICFYLLFQPKMATIADISASIMGLFYVGYLSSYWVRLRTLGSVASSNLPFGGYWPTDWTNIFNFQHPSFASLPQGLTLTVLTFLCIWAADIGAYIIGKFFGKTPLSEISPKKTVEGAVFGITGSIAVALAGAYYLHLPQFLFTGSALGLVIGIASLLGDLTESMLKRDAGVKDSGQLIPGHGGILDRTDSYIFTAPLVYYFVTLLLPLIADI encoded by the coding sequence ATGCCTTGGTCTCGGATTATTAGTGGAATTGTCGCGATCGCTCTTGCTCTGGTTGCAACCCTTTTGGGTGGCTGGTATTTTACCGTCGCCATTGCGATAGTCGTATTTTTAGGTCAAGAAGAATATTTTAATTTGGTCCGAGCTAGAGGTATTGTTCCTGCTGCCAAAACTACCATGTTTGTCAGCCAAGCCTTACTGGTGATTTGTAACATTAATGAAACTTTGGCGGATGCCGTCATGCCAATCGCTGGGACATTGATTTGTTTTTATTTACTGTTTCAACCAAAAATGGCCACGATTGCGGATATTTCCGCTTCAATTATGGGGTTATTTTATGTTGGTTACTTGTCGAGTTACTGGGTGCGGTTACGAACTCTCGGTAGTGTAGCCAGCAGCAACCTTCCTTTTGGTGGTTACTGGCCTACAGATTGGACAAATATTTTCAACTTTCAGCATCCAAGTTTCGCATCTCTACCACAAGGATTGACTTTGACAGTGCTGACTTTTTTGTGTATTTGGGCAGCTGATATTGGTGCTTATATTATTGGCAAATTCTTTGGAAAAACCCCTTTGTCTGAGATTAGCCCCAAAAAAACCGTTGAGGGTGCCGTCTTTGGAATTACTGGCAGCATTGCTGTAGCCTTAGCCGGAGCCTATTATCTCCATTTGCCACAATTCCTATTCACTGGGTCAGCATTGGGTTTGGTCATTGGGATCGCCAGTCTTTTAGGTGACCTCACTGAGTCTATGCTCAAGCGTGATGCTGGTGTTAAAGATTCCGGTCAGTTGATCCCCGGCCACGGCGGTATTTTAGACCGCACTGATAGTTATATCTTTACAGCCCCCTTGGTTTATTATTTTGTCACCCTCCTATTACCTTTAATAGCAGATATCTGA
- the tatA gene encoding twin-arginine translocase TatA/TatE family subunit — MFGLGLPEVVIISIVAIVIFGPKKIPELGNALGKTLRGFKEELNSQDDETKAEQEHQ; from the coding sequence ATGTTTGGACTGGGATTGCCGGAAGTAGTCATAATTTCCATAGTTGCTATTGTAATTTTTGGCCCTAAAAAAATTCCGGAACTGGGAAATGCACTGGGTAAAACCTTACGGGGTTTTAAGGAAGAATTGAACTCTCAAGATGATGAAACCAAGGCTGAACAAGAACACCAATAG
- a CDS encoding pseudouridine synthase, translating to MEARVQKILAQWGIASRREAEEMIRRSRVQINGVLAHLGQKVDPQKDKISVDGKPVTDQQRPPLIYLLLHKPAGVVSTCYDPQGRKTVLDLLPLELRAGSGLHPVGRLDAESTGILILTNDGDLTFGLTHPSHSISKTYQVLVKGHPSEAVLEMWCQGVVLDGRKTRPAKVSLIKTLAKDTHLEIVLKEGRNRQIRRVAQQLGYPVIKLHRTSIGPIQLQTPKLPFLHEGNYRSLKGAEIRFLKEHITHLLIQDSAKVRSSKKA from the coding sequence ATGGAGGCCCGAGTACAAAAAATTCTAGCTCAATGGGGTATTGCCTCACGTCGTGAAGCTGAAGAAATGATTCGGCGATCGCGTGTGCAAATTAATGGAGTATTGGCACATCTAGGTCAAAAAGTAGACCCACAAAAAGATAAAATTTCAGTAGATGGTAAGCCAGTCACAGATCAGCAGCGGCCGCCGTTAATATATCTATTGCTACACAAACCAGCCGGGGTAGTTTCCACTTGCTACGACCCTCAAGGTAGAAAAACAGTTCTGGATTTACTCCCGCTAGAATTACGCGCAGGTTCTGGTTTACACCCAGTTGGTCGTTTAGATGCAGAATCAACAGGAATACTAATTTTGACAAACGATGGAGATTTGACATTCGGTCTTACCCATCCAAGTCACAGTATTTCTAAGACTTATCAGGTTTTGGTCAAGGGACATCCTTCTGAAGCCGTTCTAGAAATGTGGTGTCAAGGTGTGGTACTAGACGGGAGAAAAACACGTCCCGCAAAAGTCAGCTTGATCAAAACTCTTGCAAAAGATACCCATTTAGAAATAGTTTTAAAGGAGGGAAGAAACCGACAAATTCGCCGTGTAGCCCAACAGTTGGGATATCCAGTAATTAAACTACATCGGACTTCCATAGGCCCAATTCAATTACAAACGCCAAAATTGCCCTTTTTACATGAGGGTAACTATCGTTCTCTTAAAGGTGCCGAAATCCGTTTTTTAAAAGAGCATATTACGCATCTACTAATTCAAGATTCCGCTAAGGTCAGGAGCTCAAAAAAAGCATGA
- a CDS encoding ISLre2 family transposase has product MKNSIYSSFDLNKSLEQFQEKVTKLLELTNISEWDGRVFKEREEKIRESALVLAGECTALLLHKLSKSEEFLDKAMQETQGWWHPNTQKHGCKKRQILTIGNVEVNLKLPYVVERPTQPKKNQKILNEGFCPFLRYLGMSEGLTPGVFSKIAQYGAIAGSFEAARTTLIDWGINISLKRIERLTYYFGKIGINLRQSKINGLEVGNLPTTNILKDQRVVIAVDGGRTRIRINNKGRRKLKTNRVGYTGEWVEPKLLTIYVVNEQGEKVKNGEIPITNDGTYSGFEGFLQILEMYLVNLGISQAKQVLLIADGAEWIWIHIPPLLKKLTCPNQTYQLLDFYHAASHLQDFADAAFSTKDERQQWFKKARKTLKKGQALGLMRNMNEFIPGATGERLKILVRERNYILKAYRRRLLKYNEVASQKLPLGSGAIESLIRQVVNLRMKGNSKFWLKDHAEIMLHLRCQWIAKTWDNFCDSIFNSFIKPITV; this is encoded by the coding sequence ATGAAAAATAGTATATATTCTAGCTTCGATTTAAACAAATCTTTAGAACAGTTTCAAGAAAAAGTTACGAAACTTTTAGAATTAACGAATATATCAGAATGGGATGGACGCGTTTTCAAGGAACGAGAGGAAAAAATTAGAGAATCTGCATTAGTTTTAGCAGGAGAATGCACAGCTTTGTTACTGCATAAGCTGTCCAAATCTGAAGAGTTTTTGGATAAAGCAATGCAGGAGACACAAGGATGGTGGCATCCTAACACGCAAAAACATGGTTGTAAAAAGCGCCAAATATTAACAATTGGTAACGTAGAAGTAAATTTAAAATTACCTTATGTAGTTGAACGTCCAACTCAACCAAAGAAAAATCAAAAAATCTTAAATGAAGGATTTTGCCCATTCTTAAGATATTTAGGAATGTCCGAGGGTTTAACCCCTGGTGTTTTCTCGAAGATTGCCCAATATGGTGCAATTGCTGGCTCTTTTGAAGCAGCGCGTACAACGCTAATAGATTGGGGCATAAATATCAGCCTAAAACGCATAGAACGGCTCACATATTACTTTGGTAAGATTGGCATAAATTTACGTCAATCGAAAATAAACGGTTTAGAGGTTGGCAATTTACCGACAACTAATATTCTTAAAGACCAGCGTGTTGTCATCGCCGTAGACGGCGGTCGTACCCGAATTCGGATCAATAATAAAGGTAGACGTAAGCTTAAGACTAACCGTGTAGGCTATACAGGAGAATGGGTTGAGCCTAAATTATTAACTATTTATGTGGTGAATGAGCAAGGTGAAAAAGTTAAGAATGGCGAGATTCCTATTACTAACGATGGGACTTACTCAGGATTTGAAGGATTTTTACAAATCTTAGAGATGTACTTGGTTAATTTAGGGATTAGTCAGGCAAAACAGGTTTTATTAATTGCGGATGGTGCAGAATGGATATGGATACATATCCCTCCGTTATTAAAAAAATTAACCTGCCCAAATCAAACTTATCAGTTATTAGATTTTTATCACGCGGCATCACATTTACAAGACTTCGCTGATGCTGCATTTAGCACAAAAGATGAACGCCAACAATGGTTTAAGAAGGCGCGAAAAACTTTAAAGAAAGGTCAAGCATTAGGTTTAATGAGAAACATGAATGAATTTATTCCTGGGGCGACCGGGGAACGTCTGAAAATTTTAGTCCGAGAGCGAAATTATATTTTAAAAGCTTACCGACGGAGACTTTTAAAATATAACGAAGTTGCATCTCAAAAGCTCCCTCTTGGCAGTGGCGCGATTGAAAGTTTAATTCGTCAAGTTGTTAATTTACGCATGAAAGGTAACAGTAAGTTTTGGCTTAAAGATCATGCCGAAATCATGTTACATCTTCGATGTCAATGGATAGCTAAAACTTGGGATAATTTTTGTGATTCTATATTTAATTCCTTTATTAAACCTATAACTGTTTGA
- a CDS encoding serine/threonine-protein kinase, with protein sequence MVSEILGDRYEVQQLLGKKSGRRSLLAKDQVTGELVVVKLLSFNSDFEWDDLKLFEREAETLKSLSHPAIPRYLDYFEVNSPTIKGFALVQSYIPAQTLEQYLQTGRTFTEVEVKQVATAVLEILIYLHGLHPPVIHRDLKPSNILLGERSGNSVGQVYLVDFGSVQTVLAAEGGTRTVVGTYGYMPPEQFGGRTVQASDLYSLGATLIYLITGNHPADLPQKDFRIQFEPVTHLSPSLTRWLQWMTEPNLERRPSSAEEALKALNESDLKIPDALNIVKPAGSKVKLTENWDHLEIFIPPVGFKPSMLFTGVFAIAWNSFILFWTIGALWAPFPANLPFALFSLPFWGVGFFMISTLLIGLFGNIRLSLNDQEIALKYELLGFKFHRPRPSPKDSINKLVYIPRHFTKDSEGDKTPVPAQLEIWAGVQKYALSVNSGAIQSEAELEWLAHELSDWLRIEITR encoded by the coding sequence ATGGTCAGCGAAATCTTAGGTGACCGCTACGAAGTTCAGCAGCTATTGGGAAAAAAATCAGGGCGGCGATCGCTATTAGCTAAAGATCAAGTCACTGGGGAATTGGTAGTTGTGAAGTTACTCTCGTTTAATAGTGATTTTGAATGGGATGATCTCAAGCTGTTTGAGCGTGAAGCCGAAACTTTAAAATCTTTGTCCCATCCTGCCATCCCTCGCTATTTAGACTATTTTGAAGTAAATTCACCTACTATTAAAGGATTTGCTCTAGTACAGAGTTATATTCCGGCTCAAACTTTAGAGCAATATCTACAAACTGGGCGAACTTTTACAGAAGTTGAAGTCAAACAAGTCGCCACAGCAGTTTTAGAAATTCTGATTTATCTACATGGGTTACATCCACCTGTGATTCACCGTGATCTTAAGCCTAGCAATATTTTATTGGGTGAGCGTTCTGGGAATAGCGTCGGTCAAGTTTACCTAGTTGATTTTGGTTCAGTACAAACCGTCCTCGCGGCTGAAGGCGGAACTAGAACTGTAGTCGGAACTTATGGTTATATGCCTCCAGAACAATTTGGTGGGCGAACTGTTCAGGCCTCTGACCTTTATAGTTTAGGTGCAACTTTAATTTATTTAATCACGGGTAATCATCCCGCCGACTTACCCCAAAAAGATTTTCGCATTCAGTTTGAGCCAGTAACTCATCTGAGTCCCAGCTTGACTCGTTGGTTACAGTGGATGACTGAACCGAATTTGGAACGGCGGCCAAGTTCTGCTGAGGAAGCGTTGAAAGCTTTGAATGAGTCAGATTTGAAGATTCCTGATGCTTTAAATATTGTCAAACCTGCTGGGAGTAAAGTTAAACTCACCGAAAACTGGGATCATCTAGAAATTTTTATTCCACCAGTTGGCTTTAAGCCATCGATGCTATTCACTGGTGTATTTGCGATCGCCTGGAATTCATTTATCCTGTTTTGGACAATTGGCGCGCTTTGGGCCCCTTTTCCGGCCAACCTCCCCTTTGCTTTGTTCTCACTGCCTTTTTGGGGGGTGGGTTTTTTCATGATATCTACTTTATTAATCGGTTTATTTGGCAATATTCGACTGAGCTTAAATGATCAGGAAATCGCCTTGAAATATGAGTTATTAGGATTTAAATTCCATCGTCCCCGTCCATCGCCCAAAGATAGTATTAATAAACTTGTGTATATTCCCCGACACTTTACTAAAGACTCTGAAGGTGATAAAACTCCGGTGCCGGCGCAGTTGGAGATTTGGGCAGGAGTACAAAAATACGCGCTTAGTGTCAATTCTGGTGCTATTCAATCTGAAGCGGAACTAGAATGGCTAGCCCATGAATTAAGTGATTGGTTAAGAATAGAAATTACCAGATAA
- a CDS encoding RodZ domain-containing protein — protein sequence MKWLKSKEKEQTKLSLKQQQSEKLAELGARLWASRQERAASLEEMVVLTKIPRRLLQAIEEGKLDDLPEPVYIQGLIRQFAEALGFNGVEFASNFPLGSQPVSLPPTEKIQSISLLRPLHLYLLYIFVIVCSVSSLSQFLNNTALSDSNQEPRRETVLKPEPNDLNSQPSSNLPPISNSLNRINTNQSVHIGVTLQASSWIRVVADGKTEFEGVLPEGTQRTWKAQEQLTVKTDNAGSVLMSVNQQAAQRMGEPGKEREIRIAAKPRS from the coding sequence ATGAAATGGCTAAAAAGTAAAGAGAAAGAGCAGACAAAACTTTCATTAAAACAACAACAATCGGAAAAATTGGCAGAACTGGGCGCTCGCCTGTGGGCTTCCCGTCAAGAACGGGCGGCATCACTTGAAGAAATGGTAGTTTTAACCAAAATTCCCCGGCGGTTGTTACAAGCAATTGAAGAAGGTAAATTAGATGACCTGCCAGAACCAGTTTATATTCAAGGTTTAATCAGGCAATTTGCCGAAGCATTAGGCTTTAATGGAGTGGAATTTGCCAGTAATTTTCCTCTCGGTTCTCAACCAGTGAGTTTACCACCTACCGAGAAAATTCAATCAATTAGTCTACTACGTCCGCTTCACCTTTACTTACTTTACATATTTGTCATTGTATGCTCTGTCAGTAGCTTATCCCAATTTTTGAATAATACTGCTTTAAGCGACAGTAATCAGGAGCCACGGAGAGAAACTGTTTTAAAACCCGAACCAAATGACTTAAATTCTCAACCCTCATCCAATTTACCACCTATTAGCAACAGCCTTAATCGCATCAATACCAATCAGTCAGTACATATTGGTGTCACCTTACAAGCATCATCTTGGATTCGTGTAGTAGCTGATGGTAAAACCGAGTTTGAAGGCGTTCTCCCAGAAGGAACTCAGCGGACTTGGAAAGCCCAAGAACAACTAACGGTGAAGACCGATAATGCAGGTAGTGTGTTGATGAGTGTCAATCAGCAAGCAGCGCAGCGTATGGGAGAACCAGGAAAAGAACGAGAGATCAGGATAGCTGCTAAACCGAGGTCTTGA
- the cphA gene encoding cyanophycin synthetase: MRILKIQTLRGPNYWSIRRHKLIVMRLDLENLAEMPSNEIPGFYEGLVEALPSLEGHYCSPGCRGGFLMRVKEGTMMGHIVEHVALELQELAGMHVGFGRTRETATPGIFQVVIEYLNEEAGRYAGRAAVRLCQSIVDRGRYPKAELDQDILDLKDLWRESSLGPSTEAIVKEAEKRGIPWIQLSARFLIQMGYGVNQKRMQATMTNNTGILGVELACDKEATKRILAAAGAPVPRGTVINFLDDLEEAIEYVGGYPIVIKPSDGNHGRGITIDIRTWDEAEAGYEAARLVSRSIIIERYYVGRDHRVLVVDGKVVAVAERVPAHVVGNGRSSIADLVEETNQDPNRGDGHDKILTKIELDRNSYQLLERQGYTINSVPPKGVICYLRATANLSTGGSAIDRTDEIHPENVWLAQRIVKIIGLDIAGLDIVTTDISRPLREMDAVIVEVNAAPGFRMHVAPSIGTPRNVAGAVMDMLFPNQHSGLIPILSVTGTNGKTTTTRLLAHIYKQTGKVVGYTTTDGTYIGEYLVESGDNTGPQSAHVILEDPTVEVAVLETARGGILRSGLGFENANVGVVLNVAADHLGIGDIDTIDQLANLKSVVAEAVFPDGYAVLNADDHRVAAMAERTKANIAYFTMNPDSELVRKHVQKGGVAAVYENGYLSIVKGDWTHRIEKAENIPLTMGGRAPFMIANALAASLAAFVQNVTIEEIRAGLKTFRASVSQTPGRMNLFNLGKYHALVDYAHNPASYEALGSFVRNWTTGERIGVVGGPGDRRDEDFVTLGKLSADIFDHIIVKEDDDTRGRSRGSAADLISKGITEVNPNCRYESILDETAAINQALDMAPDNSLVVILPESVNRAIKLIKLRGLVTEEVEQQNTSTTIVDSPNGVTSSVINTLL, translated from the coding sequence ATGAGAATCCTCAAGATCCAGACCTTACGCGGCCCAAACTACTGGAGCATTCGACGCCACAAGCTAATCGTCATGCGCCTTGATTTAGAAAACCTTGCCGAGATGCCCTCGAATGAAATCCCTGGCTTTTATGAAGGATTAGTAGAGGCGCTGCCAAGTCTGGAGGGTCACTATTGCTCGCCTGGCTGTCGCGGTGGTTTTCTAATGCGGGTCAAAGAAGGCACCATGATGGGCCATATCGTGGAACACGTAGCCTTAGAACTCCAGGAATTAGCCGGAATGCATGTAGGCTTTGGGCGCACCCGTGAAACGGCCACACCTGGAATATTCCAGGTAGTGATCGAGTACCTGAATGAGGAAGCGGGACGCTACGCTGGACGAGCAGCTGTGCGGCTGTGCCAAAGTATCGTTGATAGAGGTCGTTATCCAAAAGCAGAACTCGATCAAGATATCCTAGACCTCAAAGACTTATGGCGTGAATCTTCTTTAGGTCCTTCCACAGAAGCAATTGTCAAAGAAGCCGAAAAAAGAGGTATTCCCTGGATACAGTTGAGCGCGCGCTTTTTAATCCAGATGGGTTACGGCGTGAATCAGAAGCGTATGCAGGCCACAATGACCAACAACACCGGTATTTTGGGTGTAGAACTAGCTTGCGACAAAGAAGCTACCAAACGCATTCTCGCAGCAGCTGGCGCTCCAGTCCCAAGAGGTACGGTGATTAACTTTTTAGACGACTTAGAAGAAGCCATTGAATATGTTGGCGGCTATCCCATCGTCATTAAACCATCGGATGGTAACCACGGACGTGGTATTACCATTGATATTAGAACCTGGGATGAAGCTGAGGCAGGTTACGAGGCAGCCAGACTTGTTTCTCGGTCAATTATTATTGAGCGCTATTACGTTGGGCGAGATCACCGGGTATTAGTTGTAGACGGCAAAGTTGTCGCAGTAGCCGAACGCGTGCCAGCTCACGTAGTTGGTAATGGCAGATCCAGCATTGCCGACCTAGTTGAAGAAACCAACCAAGACCCCAATCGCGGTGACGGTCATGATAAAATCCTCACCAAAATTGAACTAGACCGCAACAGCTACCAGCTGTTAGAAAGGCAAGGTTACACTATCAATAGCGTACCACCAAAGGGAGTAATTTGCTACCTTCGTGCAACGGCTAATTTAAGTACGGGTGGCAGTGCTATAGATCGCACCGATGAAATCCACCCAGAAAATGTTTGGCTGGCACAAAGAATAGTCAAAATTATTGGTTTGGATATCGCTGGACTGGATATCGTCACTACAGATATTAGTCGTCCTCTAAGAGAAATGGATGCAGTGATTGTGGAAGTAAATGCTGCACCTGGTTTCAGGATGCACGTTGCCCCAAGTATTGGCACTCCCCGCAACGTTGCTGGAGCAGTGATGGATATGCTGTTTCCCAACCAACATTCTGGACTAATTCCGATATTAAGTGTCACAGGTACTAATGGTAAAACCACTACAACTCGACTATTAGCACATATTTACAAACAAACAGGTAAGGTAGTCGGATATACAACAACAGACGGGACTTATATCGGTGAATACTTAGTTGAGTCGGGAGATAATACAGGGCCGCAAAGCGCCCATGTGATTCTCGAAGATCCAACTGTAGAAGTAGCAGTGCTGGAAACGGCTCGTGGTGGCATTCTGCGCTCTGGATTAGGGTTTGAAAATGCTAACGTAGGCGTTGTATTGAATGTAGCTGCTGATCATCTAGGCATAGGTGATATAGATACTATTGATCAGTTGGCTAACCTCAAGAGTGTAGTAGCAGAAGCTGTCTTTCCTGATGGCTACGCAGTATTAAACGCTGATGACCACCGCGTGGCGGCGATGGCAGAAAGAACGAAAGCTAATATTGCCTACTTCACAATGAATCCTGATTCGGAATTAGTGCGGAAACACGTCCAAAAGGGAGGAGTAGCGGCAGTTTATGAAAACGGCTATCTGTCAATTGTCAAAGGTGATTGGACGCACCGCATCGAAAAAGCAGAAAATATTCCCTTGACAATGGGTGGACGTGCGCCGTTTATGATTGCCAATGCTTTAGCAGCTAGTTTGGCCGCCTTTGTCCAAAACGTCACCATTGAAGAGATTCGGGCTGGCTTGAAGACCTTCCGCGCTTCTGTAAGTCAAACGCCAGGACGGATGAATTTATTTAATTTAGGGAAATACCACGCTTTAGTAGACTATGCTCACAATCCAGCTAGTTACGAAGCTTTGGGTTCTTTTGTGCGGAATTGGACTACAGGAGAGCGCATAGGCGTAGTTGGTGGACCAGGCGATCGCCGTGATGAAGATTTTGTCACTTTGGGTAAATTGTCAGCAGATATTTTTGACCACATCATTGTCAAAGAAGATGATGACACCAGGGGACGGTCACGGGGATCAGCTGCGGATTTAATTAGTAAAGGCATCACCGAAGTTAATCCAAATTGTCGTTATGAGTCAATTTTGGATGAAACCGCCGCGATTAATCAAGCTTTGGATATGGCTCCCGATAACAGTCTGGTGGTAATTTTGCCAGAAAGTGTCAATCGAGCGATCAAATTAATCAAGTTGCGCGGTTTAGTGACAGAGGAGGTAGAGCAACAAAATACCTCCACAACAATTGTAGACAGCCCAAACGGGGTGACATCTTCTGTGATCAATACTTTGCTTTAG
- the cbiT gene encoding precorrin-6Y C5,15-methyltransferase subunit CbiT codes for MPSQLWPYVSPGIPDELFEHLPGIPFSQREFRLLLISQLRLKPDSVLWDIGAGTGTIPVEAGLLCPSGQIIAVERDEEVANLIKRNCDRFEVKNVEVIEGSAPECLHDLKVAPDRVCIEGGKPVQDILPAVWHYLPPSGRVVATAANLEGLYAISQSFSVLQARNIEVVQSAVNRLETRGFSQTFTAVDPIFILSGEKLD; via the coding sequence ATGCCCTCCCAACTTTGGCCTTATGTTAGCCCTGGTATTCCCGATGAATTGTTTGAGCATTTGCCAGGTATTCCCTTCAGTCAGCGAGAATTTCGGCTATTATTGATTTCTCAACTGCGGCTAAAACCTGATTCAGTATTATGGGATATTGGGGCAGGAACGGGGACAATTCCGGTAGAAGCCGGGCTGCTGTGTCCTAGTGGACAAATTATTGCCGTGGAACGAGATGAAGAAGTAGCCAACTTGATTAAACGCAACTGCGATCGCTTTGAAGTCAAAAATGTGGAAGTAATTGAAGGTAGCGCCCCAGAGTGTTTGCATGATCTCAAAGTAGCGCCTGACCGCGTTTGTATTGAGGGTGGAAAGCCCGTACAGGATATTTTGCCAGCAGTATGGCATTATTTGCCCCCATCAGGTAGAGTAGTCGCCACGGCGGCTAATCTAGAAGGCTTGTATGCTATTTCTCAAAGCTTTTCTGTGTTGCAAGCTAGAAATATTGAAGTCGTCCAATCTGCGGTCAACCGCTTGGAGACGCGCGGCTTTTCTCAAACCTTTACAGCTGTTGATCCCATTTTTATCCTCAGTGGTGAGAAACTAGACTAG